In one Conger conger chromosome 5, fConCon1.1, whole genome shotgun sequence genomic region, the following are encoded:
- the LOC133128602 gene encoding trace amine-associated receptor 1-like yields MNFSQPGMIAHSDFCYESVNRSCPKSTYPTVIRITLYILFITIIVLTMCGNLLVIISISHFKQLHTPTNYLILSLAVTDFLLAIVIMPPNMVLTIETCWYFGEVVCKIHLSNDIMLCTASILHLSFISIDRYYAVCQPLHYQTKITTYTIVVMIMVSWSVSACVGFGMVFLELNILGIDDFYYNNVACVGGCILFQTQASSSISSLFSFYIPGFIMLVIYQKIFHVAQKQARSIHSIACNNIHSENSKMERKATKTLAIVMGVFLSCWTPFFVCNIIDPIINYSIPPAIFEMLVWIYYLNSTLNPFIYAFFYSWFRKAFALIICGNIFQAHSSITKLSTE; encoded by the coding sequence ATGAATTTCAGTCAACCTGGAATGATTGCACATTCAGATTTCTGTTATGAGTCTGTGAATAGATCATGCCCGAAGAGCACCTACCCAACTGTGATACGGATtacactgtatattttattcatcACCATCATTGTTCTAACCATGTGTGGAAACCTCCTTGTTATAATTTCCATCAGTCATTTCAAACAGCTGCACACTCCAACCAACtacctcatcctctctctgGCAGTAACTGACTTTCTTCTGGCAATAGTCATCATGCCTCCTAACATGGTGCTCACAATTGAAACATGCTGGTATTTtggagaggtggtctgtaaaatacatttaagtaATGATATCATGCTGTGTACTGCATCCATTTTAcatctttcattcatttctattGATCGATATTATGCTGTTTGCCAGCCCCTCCACTACCAGACCAAGATCACCACTTATACCATAGTGGTCATGATAATGGTCAGCTGGAGTGTTTCTGCCTGTGTTGGGTTTGGGATGGTATTTCTGGAACTGAACATTTTGGGCATTGACGATTTCTATTATAATAATGTTGCTTGTGTAGGAGGCTGCATTCTGTTCCAGACTCAAGCATCAAGTTCAATATCTTCCCTTTTCTCGTTTTACATCCCTGGGTTCATTATGCTGGTCATATATCAGAAAATCTTCCATGTTGCACAGAAGCAAGCCCGTTCTATTCACAGCATTGCCTGTAACAATATACACTCTGAGAACAGCAAAATGGAGCGAAAGGCTACAAAGACCCTGGCCATTGTTATGGGGGTATTTCTGTCATGCTGGACACCCTTTTTTGTGTGTAACATAATCGATCCAATCATTAATTATTCCATTCCACCAGCTATATTTGAAATGCTTGTCTGGATTTACTATTTAAATTCAACATTGAATCCTTTTATCTATGCTTTCTTTTATAGTTGGTTTAGGAAAGCCTTCGCATTGATCATTTGTGGCAACATATTTCAAGCGCATTCCTCAATAACAAAATTGTCCACAGAATGA